In Yarrowia lipolytica chromosome 1F, complete sequence, a genomic segment contains:
- a CDS encoding uncharacterized protein (Compare to YALI0F13937g, highly similar to uniprot|O93968 Candida boidinii Formate dehydrogenase or uniprot|O13437 Candida boidinii NAD- dependent formate dehydrogenase) gives MKVLLILYDAGSHAKDEPKLLGCTENELGIRDWLESQGHTLVTTSSKDGADSVLDKEIVDADVVITTPFHPGYINKERIDKAKKLKICITAGVGSDHVDLDAANARDIAVLEVTGSNVQSVAEHVVMTMLVLVRNFVPAHEQIISGGWDVAAVAKDSYDLEGKVIGTVGGGRIGQRVLKRCKPFDPMEMLYYDYQPMPADVEKEIGCRRVESLEEMLSLCDVVTINCPLHASTKGLFNKELISHMKNGAWLVNTARGAICVTEDIVEALESGKMRGYGGDVWFPQPAPKDHPWRTMRNKYGGGNAMTPHISGTSIDAQGRYAEGTKKILEVFFSGKQDYRPQDIICINGHYGTKAYGDDKEHKEHQLK, from the coding sequence ATGAAGGTCCTTCTTATTCTCTATGATGCCGGCTCTCACGCTAAGGATGAGCCCAAGCTCCTTGGATGCACCGAGAACGAGCTCGGTATCCGAGACTGGCTCGAGTCTCAGGGCCATACTCTCGTtaccacctcttccaagGATGGCGCCGACTCTGTGCttgacaaggagattgttgACGCCGATGTAGTCATCACTACCCCCTTCCACCCTGGctacatcaacaaggagcgaatcgacaaggccaagaagctcaagatcTGCATCACTGCCGGTGTGGGCTCGGACCACGTTGATCTCGATGCTGCCAACGCTCGAGATATCGCTGTTCTGGAAGTCACTGGTTCTAATGTCCAGTCCGTCGCTGAGCATGTTGTCATGACTATGCTCGTTCTGGTCCGAAACTTTGTCCCCGCCCACGAGCAAATCATCTCTGGCGGCTGggatgttgctgctgtcgccAAGGACTCCTACGATCTCGAGGGTAAGGTCATCGGTACCGTTGGTGGCGGCCGAATCGGCCAGCGTGTCCTCAAGCGATGCAAGCCCTTCGACCCCATGGAAATGCTCTACTACGACTACCAGCCCATGCCTGCCGACGTCGAAAAGGAGATTGGTTGCCGACGAGttgagtctctggaggagatgctcTCTCTGTGTGATGTCGTGACCATCAATTGCCCTCTGCACGCCTCCACCAAGGGcctcttcaacaaggagctcatctCGCACATGAAGAATGGTGCTTGGCTCGTCAACACTGCTCGAGGAGCCATCTGCGTTACCGAGGACATTGTCGAGGCACTCGAGTCCGGCAAGATGCGAGGATacggtggtgatgtctGGTTCCCCCAGCCTGCCCCCAAGGACCATCCCTGGAGAACCATGCGAAACAAGTACGGTGGTGGAAACGCCATGACTCCTCATATCTCTGGCACTTCCATCGATGCCCAGGGCCGATACGCCGAGGGAACAAAGAAGATCCTCgaggtcttcttctctggcAAGCAGGATTAC